The following are from one region of the Hydrogenimonas sp. SS33 genome:
- the bamD gene encoding outer membrane protein assembly factor BamD — protein MRRRLRAVAVAVTMAAILAGCSSKNEVEEYEKPALYWYQQILKKVASGNLEKADNFFTSLESEHISSPLIPQAMMILFQAHMDNEEYLLANFYLEEYMKRYGSFRNRELAEFFQIKAGFYGLRSPQRDQKLIDDTLIRARNYIARYPKGEYTPMVQTMEVRLEMTRYLLNEKIAQLYDRRDKPKAAAIYRKRNAEGWLKKEDIELPPSGWFDWIFE, from the coding sequence ATGCGAAGAAGGTTACGGGCCGTTGCGGTTGCGGTGACGATGGCGGCAATCCTGGCGGGATGCAGCTCCAAGAACGAAGTGGAGGAGTACGAGAAGCCGGCACTCTACTGGTACCAGCAGATTCTGAAGAAGGTGGCGTCTGGGAACCTGGAGAAGGCGGACAACTTCTTCACCTCCCTGGAGAGTGAGCATATCAGTTCGCCCCTGATCCCCCAGGCGATGATGATCCTCTTTCAGGCCCATATGGACAACGAGGAGTACCTGCTGGCCAACTTCTACCTGGAGGAGTATATGAAGCGCTACGGCAGCTTCAGGAACCGGGAGCTGGCGGAGTTCTTCCAGATCAAGGCCGGTTTCTACGGCCTGCGCTCCCCCCAGCGGGACCAGAAGCTCATCGACGACACGCTGATACGGGCGCGCAACTACATCGCCCGCTACCCGAAGGGGGAGTATACCCCTATGGTGCAGACGATGGAGGTGCGGCTGGAGATGACCCGCTACCTGCTCAACGAGAAGATCGCCCAGCTCTACGACCGCCGCGACAAACCCAAAGCGGCGGCGATCTACCGCAAACGCAATGCCGAAGGATGGCTGAAGAAGGAAGATATCGAGCTGCCGCCTTCGGGCTGGTTCGACTGGATTTTCGAATGA
- the fliW gene encoding flagellar assembly protein FliW translates to MEYKAVMPILGFDNIEDYTLEPVDDIFFRLTAKEAASPSFTLIRPEALRRDYVFDLPDAAAERLGLEREEDALVLNLMIVDTPLENSHVNFLAPLVFNKANGRMAQVVLDSARYPAYGLADPLRVFMNGSEEAS, encoded by the coding sequence ATGGAATACAAAGCAGTCATGCCGATTCTCGGGTTCGACAATATTGAAGACTACACCCTCGAACCCGTCGACGACATCTTTTTCAGGCTCACCGCCAAAGAGGCGGCATCACCCTCCTTTACCCTCATCCGCCCCGAAGCGCTGCGGCGGGACTATGTTTTCGATCTGCCCGACGCTGCGGCGGAGCGGCTGGGTCTGGAGCGGGAGGAGGATGCCCTCGTACTCAACCTCATGATCGTCGACACCCCCTTGGAGAACTCCCACGTCAACTTCCTTGCGCCGCTGGTCTTCAACAAAGCCAACGGCAGGATGGCACAGGTGGTCCTCGACTCCGCCAGGTACCCCGCCTACGGGCTCGCCGACCCGCTGCGGGTCTTTATGAACGGAAGTGAGGAGGCATCATGA
- a CDS encoding pyrroline-5-carboxylate reductase: MKITIVGPGKMALALAKGLEKEHELTIVGRDGEKLLHFTKQLSRHAKTALLEKYEIDGQTLLLCVKPHALKETAAQLKGKARTLYSVLAGTPVEALKKAVKADSYVRAMPNLAAEYFASMTTLTGDGEKREEAEALFASIGGTLWVGTEKELDIATAVAGSGPAYLALVAEALADGAVKEGLKRTDAAKLVEGLFAGFAPLIAHSHPALLKDAVMSPGGTTAAGCAALEKRGTRSAFIEAVDAALRRAES; encoded by the coding sequence ATGAAAATCACCATCGTCGGCCCCGGGAAAATGGCGCTGGCCCTCGCCAAGGGGTTGGAGAAAGAGCACGAACTCACCATCGTCGGACGCGACGGCGAAAAGCTGCTCCACTTCACCAAACAGCTCTCCAGGCACGCCAAAACGGCGCTGCTGGAGAAATACGAGATCGACGGGCAGACCCTGCTTCTTTGCGTCAAGCCCCACGCCCTGAAGGAGACGGCGGCCCAGCTCAAAGGGAAGGCCCGAACCCTCTACTCCGTGCTGGCGGGCACCCCCGTCGAAGCGCTCAAGAAGGCGGTCAAGGCCGACAGCTACGTCCGCGCCATGCCCAACCTCGCCGCCGAGTATTTCGCCTCCATGACCACCCTCACCGGCGACGGCGAAAAGAGAGAGGAGGCCGAAGCCCTCTTCGCCTCCATCGGCGGAACCCTCTGGGTCGGGACCGAAAAGGAGCTCGACATCGCCACCGCCGTCGCCGGCAGCGGCCCCGCCTACCTGGCGCTGGTGGCCGAAGCCCTCGCCGACGGCGCCGTGAAAGAGGGGCTGAAGCGCACCGACGCCGCGAAACTGGTCGAAGGGCTCTTCGCCGGTTTCGCCCCCCTCATCGCCCACAGCCACCCTGCTTTGCTCAAAGATGCCGTCATGAGCCCCGGCGGCACTACCGCCGCCGGCTGCGCCGCTTTGGAAAAACGGGGCACGCGAAGCGCCTTCATCGAAGCGGTCGACGCCGCCCTCCGCCGCGCCGAAAGCTGA